The following nucleotide sequence is from Ochotona princeps isolate mOchPri1 chromosome 24, mOchPri1.hap1, whole genome shotgun sequence.
GTCCCCAGTCTTCCCCTTGATCTATGACCGTGACCCTGCACAGCAAACACCTGTGTGTTTCTATGCCTTCCTGTTCCCCAGGAGCTGGCCATGCCCGGGGAAGACCTGAAGCTCAGCTTGATCTTACGGCAGCCAATGATCTTAGAGAAAGGCCAGCGCTTCACCCTGCGAGATGGCAACCGGACCATCGGCACGGGCCTGGTCACAGACACACCGGCCATGACCGAGGAGGACAAGAACCTCAAGTGGAGTTGAGTCTGTGGACTGCGCAGGTGCTCGTGTTGAGGGCTGCCCTGGCCAGTGTCCCCTTCTGCTTCTGGtgccccatgtgggcacaggctgTGACCCAGCTGAGCACAGCCATGGACACTTACCCAGAGGGCGGGCCTGCCAGTTGAGGTGGGCCAATAAACTGTTCTGTGAATAGTAAGCTGGCCTGTGTCTGTCCTATGGAGGTTGAGGGAGAGTGCCAAAGGGAGCCGAGTCCCTGGGCAGGGGCAGTGCCATTGCACCTGAATTCTTGCCAAGCATTGAGACCATCTCCTGGGCAGCTCCTTatgcagtgagctaagctgccaatTGCAGCACTGGGGCATCCCATACCAGGGCACTAGTTctcatcctggctcctccacttccaaaaaCCAGTGGACAGCGGCCTGATTACTTGAGTTGGCTTTAgcccatcccagccctggctagggagtgaatcagtagatggaagatcttcatgttACTCTCAGATCCTTAATAAAGCCATGATCACTGCTCTGATAACTTGAGATGGCCTGGCAACATGCCACAGTGGAGGAAATGATTGAGTTCATCAAGGAACCAGTTGGGTCTCCACTCAGGTGCCAAGCCATCTCGTGTATAGCTGACTAGGTTAGCTCCCCACTGAGCTGTGATGTGGGGGCTGGGCTGTGTTCACTGCCTGCCCCTGAAGCACCCAGCACATATGCAGTCAGTACTCACTGAATACTGCAAGTCACATCATTCTTTATGCTCCAGATGGGTCACTACTGCTGTCACCAGTTCTAAGAACAGGTGTCGGAGGCTGAAGAATGGGCCGTCCAATATTggttacacacatacatacgtacaagGAATACAGTTTTGTCTTTACAAGGTGGATACTGATgccacacagcacagccaggTGGTGGGTGAGCATCAGTCCTAGCTATACTGGGCAATTCCTGACCAGAGTAAAGCTTCCTCTACAACTTTCTCTGGGTTGGTGTTGTAGCAGAAGCAGGAAAAGCTGCAGCCTGCCTTCaggggttcatgtcctggcaaccGCAGCTGGGCAGGGAGCTAACTAGTGATGGGGAGATTTCGCAACACTTTAGACAGATCTCCTGGTCTGCGCTGATAGTAAAGGTAGATAGCAAATCTACAGGCTCCCCCGACACTGAGAGGAGCACTCAGCCAGTCGCAGTCAACTCACAGCTAGCACTTCGAGGCTGCCTGCAGGCTTCTTCTGGCCGTTTCCCAGCCCAAAACATTGCCATCCCTGCCTACAGCATCCATTCTggctccacacacccttcccctcccccacactggcAGTGTCTGCCTGACTGCCCACTTTGGTGCCATACAGACATCGGTGCCATTCTCCCAAACTGTTAAGTCCCCATTTAGAAGTGTTTCCTGGCTTCTTAATTCTCTGCTCTCTCCCATGATCACCCTAAGCTGTGCATCAAGACCAGCCTTCAGTGCTGAGGCAGATACCGCTCAACTCCCAAGTTGGGTCCTGCAGTAAGGGCGCCCCTTGAGGCAACAGGACCCCTTGTCATAACACTCCGTCAGGAGACCCCCCTACCCTTTCGCATTAAGACGAACTGACCTGTTTTTACAGGAAAGATGATGAGATAAATAGCATATACTGAGACACAACTGTAACCTCTCTATAGGAAGTCACAGGCAGGTTCAgttagtttaaaattttattttttaatttttttttaatatttttatgtaataaaaagtaaaagtcCTTGTCCAACCATCCTTGTGGGGcatctgtctgtatgtctctcacgcAGATCACTCAAGTTAATGGGGAAGAAAGAACTGGGGGCCCAAGTCTGAGGttataaataatagaaaataaaagatcttccgtctccaGCGGGGGACTAGATGAGAGGATGGGAGGGCAAGGTAGGGTGGGgatgggcagggcagagcagagcaggaaccccccaccccagccctgttcAGGCCCCTCCCAGTCAAGGTGCTTGGCAGGAATTCCCCAGCTCCCCCAGGGGACAGGGGGCTGGGGGGGCTGGGACTGGTCCgagctgtggggagggggagggggaaagagacaTAGATCACTCTTCCCTCCACTCATGGAGGTCTCAGGTCGCGGCCAGGACAATCTTCAGTTCCCCGGGGGGtggaaggggagctgctgggagggATGAGATTGAACTGGTTggaggggaaagagaagagagcagGAGCATTAGAACCCAAGCAGCTGTCCCTTCATCCAATGCGTCCGGTGGGGGTGTGCGGGGTGTTTGGGCAGGAGCGGCCTCCTCAAGGTGTCTCATGGGCTGTCAGCAGCACAGGTCAATCGCTGTTGCCCAGTAAGCCAGAGCCCTCGCTCAGCCCCCCGCACCCGAGGCTGGCCCTGTCTGCTGCGCTGACCTTACCTCGCTAAGTCAGGAGACAGTCGGGGTCACTGagagctggggaggcagtggggaggggggctGCTGGATCACAACTGAGCGAGGACGGAGGGAAGCaaaggacagagccaggagcaagcCCCTGGCGGCGGCGACTGTGGCTTCTGCCCACCCTACATACTTCACAGACAGGTGCAGGTCGGCGGGCGCCCTGTGGGACAGCCCTGCCTCCAAGACCCCTCACTCCCCACCCAGAACCCGTGCATCCTGCCCCACCTGCAGCCCCTCAGCTCTTCCATGCCAAATTCCCCCAGCTAACGAGAACTCACGAATCCTGTCATCGGCTCCTCCTGGAAATCCAGGCGCCTGGCCAGGCTGCTCACCTTGGGGGTGTCCGATGTAGGGGTAGGGTGAGGGTGTGGAAGCTGAGAGTGCAGGCACCCCACTCTGGGGCACTGCGCCTTGGGGGGGCCCCCCATGGCTCTGGGGTGGGTGCAGCAGCATCACCTGGGGCGGGTGGGGAGCCCCAGGGTGAGGGGGCGGGGCTGCTGTGATTCCAGTTTGGACATGGGCCTGTGGGGAACAAAAAGGAGTTGCGAGTACCACAGCAGCAGGGGGTGCGGACAGGCTCTCAGGAACCCAGTGCCGGGGGCACTGCTGCTGCCAGGGTGGCACCAGGGACCGAGGACAAGTGGGTGTCCTCAGGACTCCAAGCAGGGTTCCCCTGTGGACTCTTACCTGGGTAACATGGGCCATGTTGGTGAAGCCGTGGGGCAGCTGCTGGTGGGGATGGATGGCGTACACAGCGGCTGGCTGGGGGAAGCTGCTCTGAGGGGACTGGGCAGACGGGCCCGGGGGCAGAGAGGGTGGCGTGCCTGTCAGGGCCCCTGGGTGGTACAGGTTCTGCTGAGGCTGTCCACTGCCCAGGTGTGGGGCCTGCCCCGCCTGATGCTGCTGGGGAAAGGAAGGGTAAGTGCCAACCACATCTCAGAACTCAGGTCAGCTGTCCTCAGTGGGACAGACAATAACCCCTCCTCTAGCCCTCCTCCTCATCACCCACTCTTGCCCCAGCCAGGAGACTCCCCATGGCAGGCACCTGAACAGGACTGGGGGCCGCATGCTGTGACTGCGGCTGGCTCCCGGTAGGCGTGGTTGCCGGCTGTGGTTGGTGGGCGTGGAGCTGCGTGGCATGGTGCGGGTAGGACTGGTGAACAGTGGCTGGAGCGGGAAGAAGGGCAAATCCATCCTGAGCCCGCTAGAAGGGGCCGAAGGACATGGTCCAGAGCAGGGGAGCAGGCACAGCAGAACTCACCATAAAGGGCTTGGGGGGTGGGCTGCTCTGCAGAAGGGTACTGAGGGGTAGAGGATGACACAATGGCCTGGGGATGGCTACCCGACGTCAGCATGCGTGGATTGCTTTGAAGCATGGGGGCAAACACGGGCTAGGGGAATAAAGAAGGGGTCAGCCAAGCAGGCTGGGGAGGCATGTCTTCCTAACTGGGCCATGTGGGCATAACACTGTCTGGGGTCGGGCCACGTGACCTTATTTACTGAACGCTCATACTACACCCCAACAAGCAGATTCCACCCAAGCTAAACTGCACAGAAAAGCCAAGGCTCAGGTGCCCAGCGCTTCAACCTGGGCCCCACAGAGCCAAGAGGTCAGCCCAAATCCACCAGTACAATTCCCTTCCCAGCCAGCACTCCAACACTGCGCGCCTCCCTGCCAAGCTCTGAagtcctgggggtggggatggagcttcctctgggcctgcaGTCACCTGTGAGGGATAGTGAGCCATGGGTTGCATCATAGCAGGCTGGCCTGGGAACTGCTGGGGGTTGTAGGGGATGTAGGAAGAATACGGTGTGGCAGCCACCAGAGGtgggcctgcagcagcagcagcctgcatCATGGGAGGGGCTGAGGCTGGCTGGTGTTGGTCCGAGCGCTGTGGGGGCAGAGAGCCTGGAGGGGAACAATAAATGTGCACAGCTCAAGCTCCACCTGCCAGGGGGCACAATGCAGCACCCCAATGACCTTTGCAGCCCTGGCTCACCTTTGGCTCCCCGGTACTTGCCCTGCTGTCCAGGCACTGAATTAGACACAGGATATGGATACATCTGGGGTGCCTAAGGATGCAAGGAGAGGCGGACCAATGACACGCATGCAAAAGCCCAACAGGCCTGACCTGGTCCATCAGCCAGGTCAGCCAAACCCTCCACCTCCGCCCCAAGGTGCCATCGTCTCCTGCCTGCACAGCTGGTCCCATGTGAATCTGAGGTATGTAGGAGATGTACTGGGGGCTGTAGAGCCCACTCTGGCCTGCTGTCAGCACCGGGATGGAGGGAGTTGAGTGAGTTCGGGGCCCCGGAGAAGTCGGGGTACTGGTGGATTTGTTCTGTAGGAGACAAGGGAGAAAGTTTTAtttctgccccacccccaactACACAGATAGTACTCGCAAGACTGCTCTGAGCCAAACACAGCCAGTACTTTTTCCTGGTTAAGTGTCACATCAAACCCTGACATAAGTCTTAAACTACAGGTGAGAAAGAAGAAGCAGAGGTCCAGTGGCTTATCCAGCACCACATGCTTCTTAAACAGCACGTTTCCTTGCCCATGCACGGCCCCGGGGGCCAGGAGTTCTCCACAGTacctcccaccccccacacagAAAACCAACTCTCCCCCTCTCACCACAGATAGCAGAGGTTTTGTAGGATTGAACTCCTTGGCATTGGGGTTCAACGTTGATTTCTTTACTTGTCTATGAGAGAGCAAGGTAAATCTTGTGGCTTGTCCCCTTATCACCCAACACCCGTGTCCCCAGGGCTGCTCCCACTTACTCGGCAACGGGGCCCTCATCCTTGTCGTCTCCCTTCAGGAGGCCCACAGGGGGGCTGCCAGTTTGGCTTGGGCAGGACGGCTGGGGCTGCTCCGGCCCCTCAGTGCCCCCTGCCGCTGCCAGGGATGCTTTATCCTCTTTATCCAACGCAGCCTCCGTCTTGGAGGAGACCGGAGAACCCAGGGGCTCGGAGGCCAACAGACCGTCtacttccttctccttccctttgGCCTCCTCCTTTAAGATCCGAGGGGGAAAGGCATCCAGGCTGGTATCAGGGGAGCTGCTGGACTGAAGCTGGAAGGAGATGAGCATGTGCAACGATGTCAGGACTCCAGAGCTGTCTGGCACCCCCGCTCAAGGCTCAGCAACTCTACCTCACCTACTTGTTTCAAAGaagttatattcatttatttgaaggagaaaaaaacagattAGAGAGATctcaatcttccacctgttggttcaccaCACAAAAGCCTGCAAAgggcagggctggtccaggttgaagctaggagcccaaactcaatccaggtctcccaggtggctggcagggaccccaacacctaagccatcacctgcaacctCCCAGtgtgcgttagcagaaagctggagtgaaAGCGCAGGAACCAAGACGAACCAGCACTCCCTcaacttaactgctgcaccaagcaTCCACGCCCTAGTACTCATGTACACACCCCCCCATAATCTGCTAACAAGCCcagttttctccttttctcaCCTTAAACTGGGCCCCAAACTTCCTCAGTTCTTCCAGTTGAAACCGCTTTTGTTCATTCTGAAGTCCAGGGACtatgagaaaacagcaaagaagGTAAAACAAGAAATAGTTGACAGCAGTTCTTGAGAATCCCAAGAAAGCAAACAGCAAGCAGCACTGCCTGCTTCTGAATCCCAAACATCTTCCCAACCGAACTGCACTTCCAAAGCAAAGAGGCATTGGGCTCTGACAGCAGACACACCCACCTTTCCCAGTTATTCGGGCCAGTTCCTGGGGCTCCAGAGCTCTGCCAGGTTCCTTGGTTGGCAGTTCTTTGACTGAGTAAGGAGAGAGAAGCTGGGTCATGTCTGCAATTACACTACGCATGCTTGCAGCTCCCTAGCTCCCGGCCCTTACCATCGGTAGGAGCCAGGGAGATCTTTGGAGAAGCTGGGGAGACGGAGCCCACTGTAGGATCTGTGACTGATGACGTCACAGGGATGGAGGCTGAAGAGGCTGCCACTGCTGAACCGATGGGCGGCTCCGGACAGGACGCAGAGATGGGGGCAGGTGCAGCAGACTTGGGAGAACGTGGCGGGTACATCCGGCCCACTGGAAGAAAAGGGGGAGCTGCACAATGGTTACTGCTGGTCAGTAACCAGTGAACAATGAGTACAGGGTTGCTGTTGGGGCAtaggttaagcctcagcctgtagtgccagcattgcaTTTGAGCACCAATTTGGGTCctgtatgctccacttcccatccagctccttgctaatgctcctgggaaagcaccagaggatggcccaggtacttgggccctgtgcccatgtgggagacaagcagCTCCAAGCTGTCAGCTCAGGGACAGCCCAGCTTTAGCCAtttgtctctgtaaattctgagtttcaaaacaaaacaaaaatgaagtagggctggtgccatggcacatTAGGTTAAGCTTcaacttgtggtgccagcatcccatacaggcaccagtttgagtcctgttatggtccacttccagtctagctctctgcacccatgcaggagacccagaagctgctcctggcttcaaatagttcagctctggatgttgtagccatttgggggactgaaccagcagatggaagaccttctttcaGAAAAAGCCATCAGTCTAAGATTACCATTAACACTGTGTGAATTCACCCAATTACTACTCCCAAGGCAGTAACCCAAGCGAAGGGCCTTTGGACTCCGTGAACCACTGCAACGTTTCAGACATCAGTGGCTACAGACTAACCAACTAGAGACCCAGAGTAAAGCAAGCTTGGTGTTGGCAGAACTTCTGATCTTTTAACCTCCGACCTCTCTTGTTTTAAAATGCTGTCAACTAGGGCCGATgccatggcatagtggctaaagctgCCGCGTACACTACTGGCACCCCCACGACCGCCAGCTAGAGGCCCAAGTGCTTCtgtgcctgcacccacgtgggagactcagaggaaagtcctgtttttgtcctggctcaatcctggctgtGGTAGCCAACCAGGAGGTGGAAGGTCTTTCAAACAACTAAAATGTTGGCAACAACTTCAAATCTAAACAAGACATCTGTCAGTCAGATACATCATAACTTGCTACACTAGGATTTCAGCCCTGAGAACACTGAGCAATTATAGTCCAAAAAAGGACAAGCTCCAGGCCTTTAAACCCTACGCCAGGAAGCCAGGCGTCTCCTGGGCAGCACAACAGACACACTTGCACTGTGCAGGCTTACCTgtagggggagagggaagggacgCCTCTCCAGAAGGCCTGCTGCTGGGTGAAGACAAAGTCTTGGCGCCTCTCAGAGGCCTCTGGGCCTTAGGGGACATGCGGGAAGGGCctgtatacatatttttaaatgaaaaaattcagTAAGAAGCAGAGCCCCAGCTAATGCATTACCAACAATGCACCCCCAAAATCTTATTCATTACCATCCCTGCCCTCACCAGTTGGCTCCCTAACTTACCTCCATTGATACCACGTGCCTCAGCACCTGGGCCAGGGCTGCTACTGTCAAGATGGTGAGGGCCACGAGGTGGCAAGGAGCTAAGGCCAGGCCGGCCACCCCGAGAACTGCTACAGCGAACTCCTCCCCGGGGACCTTCCCGAACGCGTTGAGGCAGAGGGATATACTTCCCCTCCCTGGGGAAAGAGCTCAAGTAAGGCTGGACAGCCACAACAAGGATTCTGGAAACGCAAAGCCTGTCTTCTCAAGGTCTCCTTGTTCTCGCCAAATGCCTGGCTCTAGCTTCCTTCACTGTCCCTCCCACCTGAATGCCTATCTCAGCTAAAAGTTCTGTTGGCTTACAGCTTCTACCCTACCCCACCCTTGATCCAACCAAGCTGGCCAGTACAGCACAATGCTACCACTACTGACCACGAGAAAGGCTAAGGTGGTATTATATACTTCAAAGCACAACTTTGGTCAGACACACATCATTTACGGCCTGCTTTCAGTTTTCTAAGGAAAAAAGGTTTACCTACAACAAgaacaaatattcagaaaaatatgCTGTGATTCACAAAAGATTTGCCCCCCCTTAAATCTACAAGCTTCAAAAGCTCTGCTTATTTATATCAAGTCACAATGTTCTCTAGGTTTCAGCCCCCTAAATCTAGAACCTGGAAATATTGATGCTTTAACCTAGATCTCATAGACACAAGGCCCAAAGCGGACCCTTGGGGACGCCCAACAGCACCATGCCTGCCACCCGCAGTCACCTGGCTGCCAAGCTGGGACTCTCTCTCCCAGAGCCCTGCCGCTGCACAGCACTATGTTTCTCCTCCTCAGTGCGCCCATCGTCATTCTCCATGGCGATACGCAGGCGGTACTGGGGGCTCGCCTCAATCTCTCTTGCCAGCTGGGCCGCACGCAGCTCCCGCTGCCGGAACTCTTCAGAATTGTCCTTTTCCAAGGGTACCCTGACCAGCACCATCCCAATGCCAAGGACAAAAGTAGAGAAAGACTTTCATCAGTCCTGTAACCAACTGAGGCACTCCCTTTGCAAGTCAGCCAACATTTAAACCAATATCTAGTGGGTCCCAGGCAGAGCTCCAAGCAGGTCTCTAATCTATAGGCACCTGGATATttgaatattttgctttttatttatcaaCAGGCaagggacagagacacagaacATGCTCTGATCCACTGGTGAGCCCCCTGCAAATGCCTgacaagccagggctgggcaaaggTGGAAGCCAGGCCTTCTGAAgcatggcagaaacccaatggcctgagccatcaccactgcttcctggTGTCTATGTCGGAAGAAGTTGGAAGTGGGAACTGTGACCTAAACTCAGGTcctccgggcccggcggcgtggcctagcggctaaagttctcgccttgaaagccccggttctaatcccagcagctccacttcccatccagctccctgcttgtggcctgggaaagcagttgaggacggcccaatgctttgggaccctgcacccgtgtgggagacccagaagaggttccaggttcccggcttcggatcggcacgcatcggcccgttgtggctcacttggggagtgaatcatcggacggaagctcttcctctctgtctctcctcttctctgtatatctgagtttgtaataaaacaaataaatctaaaaaaaaaataataaaaaaataaactcaggTCCTCCAATGGGGGCAGGAGCATCTTAAACCACCAAGCAAGAGGCCCAGCCCAAATGCATGTACATAAAATCCTTCTAGACTGTTCCACCTAGAGACCTGCATGGGTTTGCAATTCCCACCTATggaacaaacattaaaaataagttgaaataaaaacaaataagtaaatacaagtTCTAGAGGCAAGGTATGGGTGGATGAACCCATGCGAGTGAGCTGGAATCAGAAAACCTTGAAGGGGGCAGTTTACAAAGTATaccaggaatgggggaagggcAACCTGGATCCCCAGAAAAGCATGAGCAGACTACGTCTGTCCCACCTAAAAGCTCGGCCTTCTGGGACTGACCCAGCACCCCACACCACGCCACCTGGAAAGCATCAAGACACTCACGTGTAAGAAGACAAACTACTATCGTAGGTAGTCTTCACACCGTAGTTCTCCTCATTGAACTTGAACATTTCATTGGGGTCCCACCCATTGGACTAGGGGAAGGGGGGGGAGGGAAAATGTTTAAAACCAACAATGACATGTCAAGCCCCTCTCACTAGGTTAAAGACTTTAAAATGTGAGCAAACCAAGAACGGGAAAGCAGAGGCGCCACTGGTGGGCGTTTGACCCACTAGAACCAGATATGTGCAGCACAAAGTGGCACTAACCAATAAAACTGACAAACCCTAAAGCCTAGCAAGTCTCATGGAGCTGTACTCTGGAGGCATCCTGGCCCATGTACATGGGGAATACATGTGCTACAAGTTCAATGAGGCACCCTTTTTAAGCAAAACAAAGGCAAGTAACACAGATCAGTTAAGGCCATAAGACAAATTCAATGAGGTGCTTACATACATGAGCACGCATGTACAGAAATAAAACAGTACACTAGAGCTAATAAGTTAGACCTAAGTGTCAACATGAAAACTCATACAGAAAGTCAAAGTAAAGCCTTGCACAAACATCAAAGCATAAACACATCTGAGAAATTTTTCAGTACATCCAAGGGGCCTCCAGTGGCAATCTGGTCTACAGTTAAGACTGCAAAGATGACTGGCAGGCAATAAATACCAGCAGCTGTTTGCTTATAAGGGTAAGAGAACAGGTTTTTATGCTCTACTGTCTTCTGTTCCTTTTCATTGGATACCCTTCTCCCCAAGAACGCTCTGGGCACGAGTGGGCCTGTCCACACCCTACGTCCTGACTGCCCGCTCTGGGGAAGGGCCTCATACCATGTCAGACTCGAGGTCGTAGTCATCGCTGTTGCTGTCGCCCCCTTCCCAGCGCTGCAGCACCTTCTCTTTGTGTTCCCCATTCACCTTCGAGTTCATGGCAATGGCGGAATCAGTGAACTTGTCTGGGGGGGAAGAGTTGAAATCAGGAGTCAGATGAAATCTCAAAGCTTTTCCTATACCTTTATTTCAGGAAcacaatgtaaaaacaaaaaccaaaccagaacaaaagaaaaacaaaatccaccaccaataaaaagcaagcaaaaaagctTGGTATTAATAGTTCGTGATgaataagaattaaaaattaaatagggGAAAAGGTGATGAACAAGCCAGAATCCACCTAATCATGTATTAGACATCAAGAAAATCCCAGCCATCTCCCCCAGATAAAAAGGTggtaaagaaggagaaaaaaaaaaatccagccaacatgtctccctgcacacccctcccctaCCCCATGGCCCCCACCAACCTTTAGTAGCGTAATTGAAGTCAACATTTCGGAAGTGGACGAGCATCACGTCACTCGGCTTGAACACCATCGTGTCCACAATATCCTCCCGCCGGGGACCACCTGCTGGCTCAGATACCTTCCGGTGCACAGCATCCACGGCTAGTTCAAACTACAGAAGTCCCATCCCCCGAAGTCAGGAATCCAGTGTCAAGAAACGTGAAGGCAGAAAGAGGACTACTTCCCAGCAACATTCTCCTGTGAACCCACTCCTCAGTGTCAACCAAAGCCTGAAACTTCAAGTCCTCGGCCAGGACTGTGAACACCACTGCCACCCAGTCCACAGTCTCAACTCCATTCTCCTCATCCTCTGTCCTCTAACTCCCCAACGCTGACCATCTGAGTACACTGACCTTGGAGCTCAGAGTCTTGAAGATACCCTCATAGGTGGTGCCATTTTTCACTTTGACATCACAAGTGGAGCCCTAGTGGGATAAAGAGCTAAAAAGCGTGCCCCAGAAAACAGACCCCTCACATTCCTCAAAGTACTCATGGCTAAGTCCCCACTTACCACAACAGCAGTAAGGAAATGCAGCATCCTCGAATTGTTATAAACACCTTCAAACACCTGTCAGGACGGAGACATCAAGGAGCAGCCAGTTGACAGCTTGCCTTCTAAACTGTCACATTCTATTGCTGCCCACTTAGCCCTCCCTGTGCCCATTTGACCATTTCTGCACCGAatctcccccaaactcccaagtATTTGTTTTTGAGGTCCCCTTTTTCTACTGGGAGGAAAAGGCACTCACAGGTGACTGTGGAGGCCCCTTCCCTGTGCTCTGGCCCCTGTAAGAGAAGGAAACAGGACACGTGTTACCGCAGTGCTGAATCCCCTATACACCAGCAACGACCGATACATGCTAGAACCACGTACTGGGAAGGTTCTGATTGAGGCTACCAGCCAGTCAATCAACAGAGCTTCCAAACTGATACTCAACACCTTCCTTCCCGATGCCAGTGAAGAGGACCCCGCTCAGCAGCAGCTGTCACTTCACTCTAAATTCCAATGCCACACGAGATTCCCACTTtctcggggggtggggggaagctgcAGGCTTCCAACAGGTCAACG
It contains:
- the ATXN2L gene encoding ataxin-2-like protein isoform X24 encodes the protein MLKPQPSQQTSQPQQPPPPAPQAVARRPPGGTSPPNGGLPGPLAAASTPPGPPAAASPCLGPAAAAGSGLRRGAEGILAPQPPQQQQHPERSGAGAIGSARGQSTGKGPPQSPVFEGVYNNSRMLHFLTAVVGSTCDVKVKNGTTYEGIFKTLSSKFELAVDAVHRKVSEPAGGPRREDIVDTMVFKPSDVMLVHFRNVDFNYATKDKFTDSAIAMNSKVNGEHKEKKRTILKSSGSGSCVRPSWQERLRRAPSTACVSPWRMTMGALRRRNIVLCSGRALGERVPAWQPGRGSISLCLNAFGKVPGEEFAVAVLGVAGLALAPCHLVALTILTVAALAQVLRHVVSMEAQRPLRGAKTLSSPSSRPSGEASLPSPPTVGRMYPPRSPKSAAPAPISASCPEPPIGSAVAASSASIPVTSSVTDPTVGSVSPASPKISLAPTDVKELPTKEPGRALEPQELARITGKVPGLQNEQKRFQLEELRKFGAQFKLQSSSSPDTSLDAFPPRILKEEAKGKEKEVDGLLASEPLGSPVSSKTEAALDKEDKASLAAAGGTEGPEQPQPSCPSQTGSPPVGLLKGDDKDEGPVAEQVKKSTLNPNAKEFNPTKPLLSVNKSTSTPTSPGPRTHSTPSIPVLTAGQSGLYSPQYISYIPQIHMGPAVQAPQMYPYPVSNSVPGQQGKYRGAKGSLPPQRSDQHQPASAPPMMQAAAAAGPPLVAATPYSSYIPYNPQQFPGQPAMMQPMAHYPSQPVFAPMLQSNPRMLTSGSHPQAIVSSSTPQYPSAEQPTPQALYATVHQSYPHHATQLHAHQPQPATTPTGSQPQSQHAAPSPVQHQAGQAPHLGSGQPQQNLYHPGALTGTPPSLPPGPSAQSPQSSFPQPAAVYAIHPHQQLPHGFTNMAHVTQAHVQTGITAAPPPHPGAPHPPQVMLLHPPQSHGGPPQGAVPQSGVPALSASTPSPYPYIGHPQGEQPGQAPGFPGGADDRIREFSLAGGIWHGRAEGLQVGQDARVLGGE
- the ATXN2L gene encoding ataxin-2-like protein isoform X7, coding for MLKPQPSQQTSQPQQPPPPAPQAVARRPPGGTSPPNGGLPGPLAAASTPPGPPAAASPCLGPAAAAGSGLRRGAEGILAPQPPQQQQHPERSGAGAIGSARGQSTGKGPPQSPVFEGVYNNSRMLHFLTAVVGSTCDVKVKNGTTYEGIFKTLSSKFELAVDAVHRKVSEPAGGPRREDIVDTMVFKPSDVMLVHFRNVDFNYATKDKFTDSAIAMNSKVNGEHKEKVLQRWEGGDSNSDDYDLESDMSNGWDPNEMFKFNEENYGVKTTYDSSLSSYTVPLEKDNSEEFRQRELRAAQLAREIEASPQYRLRIAMENDDGRTEEEKHSAVQRQGSGRESPSLAAREGKYIPLPQRVREGPRGGVRCSSSRGGRPGLSSLPPRGPHHLDSSSPGPGAEARGINGGPSRMSPKAQRPLRGAKTLSSPSSRPSGEASLPSPPTAPPFLPVGRMYPPRSPKSAAPAPISASCPEPPIGSAVAASSASIPVTSSVTDPTVGSVSPASPKISLAPTDVKELPTKEPGRALEPQELARITGKVPGLQNEQKRFQLEELRKFGAQFKLQSSSSPDTSLDAFPPRILKEEAKGKEKEVDGLLASEPLGSPVSSKTEAALDKEDKASLAAAGGTEGPEQPQPSCPSQTGSPPVGLLKGDDKDEGPVAEQVKKSTLNPNAKEFNPTKPLLSVNKSTSTPTSPGPRTHSTPSIPVLTAGQSGLYSPQYISYIPQIHMGPAVQAPQMYPYPVSNSVPGQQGKYRGAKGSLPPQRSDQHQPASAPPMMQAAAAAGPPLVAATPYSSYIPYNPQQFPGQPAMMQPMAHYPSQPVFAPMLQSNPRMLTSGSHPQAIVSSSTPQYPSAEQPTPQALYATVHQSYPHHATQLHAHQPQPATTPTGSQPQSQHAAPSPVQQHQAGQAPHLGSGQPQQNLYHPGALTGTPPSLPPGPSAQSPQSSFPQPAAVYAIHPHQQLPHGFTNMAHVTQAHVQTGITAAPPPHPGAPHPPQVMLLHPPQSHGGPPQGAVPQSGVPALSASTPSPYPYIGHPQGEQPGQAPGFPGGADDRIREFSLAGGIWHGRAEGLQVGQDARVLGGE